TCTGAATTGAGCataaagacctgctgtgtgtgtAGCTAGAGAATAAATTTCCTTCAGTCTGAAATATTCAAAACGCTGGCAGCATTCCTAAAAGAAACCAAGGTTGAAAGTTCAAGTTTGCCTTACTGTGTTTAGCCTTCCTGATATAAGTCTGTCCTCAGGCCTGAATGGACTACAGAGATTATTTAATCTCCGTTTcctctgactttattttcaatttgtCAATATGTATTCAATGGCTAAGTTTGAGTCTTCACTCAGCAACAACATTCACACTGAAGAGTGATTTTGTCAGCGCAGTATAGTTGCGCTTGGCTAAACAAATGGaaatatcagatttttctgtTCCTGATGAGGGTAATTATGCTGAAAATCGTCTGGTTTCAGTGagcagcttttgttttgtttttaattggtgCATCTTTATTGATTAGCaagtgttttttaataaatataactgCAAAAGGGAAagttaacagaaagaaaatatgttttctattttaggtTAAAAAATAGGACATTGTAGAAATAACATGATACTGTGAGATTTTtacttaatgttttaatttcttcaaagtttcttccagtttttcagGAATTAAAAAGGAGATTAGGAGTTGCATAAAATCACGGTGACTGCTGGTGTTGGTGCTGAATGGATCATTAGTGAAGGCGGATTGCATTTCTGGCCCATAtagtttaaaagttttataataGTGAGGTACCATGTGGTTCTCCCATAAGCGCAGGTTTGACTTCAGTCCATTTCTTTTCTGCCTCATTTCACAGAGTTTAGCGATTTCCGTGAGAAGCAGCGTGACTTTTAGCTGACTGCTAGTGAAATTCCCTCTGTCCCTCAGGAAACTTGCAGagaggaagcagctgcagctcgcTGCCATATTGCTGCTGCTTTCTGGATTTGTGATTTCCTGTGCAGGTGGCCAGTGCGAGTTGAAGTGCCGCCATGGACCTCACTCCTTTTTGCTCTCTCCACAGAAAGTCAGGATGAAGACCAGGAGATAACACTGTGACTGTGGATCTATTCAGCTTCAAAAATGAAGATGTAAACATCTGAAACCGATCAGCGTGAGCCGATAGTGGACTGAACTTCCTGAAACGATGGCAGCAACAGAAACCAAAACCGCCGCCGTCTCCGTTGCCAGCAGCGGTTCTGCGGGTCTGTCCTGGGCTCGTGTTTGTAAAGAATGCGGCCAGCAGCACGAGACTCAGGACACTCACCTGTACGAGTATCAGAACGAGGTGGACGATGAGTTGGTTTGTCACATTTGCCTGCAGCCGCTCCTCAGACCCATGGACACTCCGTGTGGACACACTTACTGCTTCCACTGTATCAGCAACTTCCTGAAGGAGCAGGACTTTTGCCCCGTGGATCGGCAGCGTCTGCAGCTGCACCAGTGCCGACCCTCCAGCCTGCTGGTGAGGAACCTGCTGGACAAACTGGTGGTGACCTGTCCCCACTACGCAGAGTGCCAGCAGGAGATGCAGCGCTGCGAGCTGCATCCTCACCTGCACAACAGGTAGGATTCTGGCTGAGATCCACATGATTCATCACAACATTTTTAggaggggtgcaccgatttatcgtCCGGTTTCCTTAATCTTGGGAGATTGGTGATTGGCTGGTACTTAAATATGAAGCAGATTTTATCAACCTcagcaaagcaataaaaatcagccgctctcttcttctgctctgcGAAGTGAGAGGTTTGACGGACGAACCGGCCCACTGGGTCATGTTTGCACGTTTTCAGTTAACAAGAGTCATCCCACTGTTgctgactttcttgctatatttagcgacatttctgACCAAAAAAAACTGATATCGGTGAAAATCGGAaccagcaggtcaggctttttaaagatcgtaACCTGCAGTCGGTGCACCTCTAATATTTAGTCAATTTCAAGAAATATTTAAGATGATATTGTAGTTCGGGAAACCTTTCTGTTTGTTGTACGCTACTTAGAAATAGTGTTTAAAATTTTCCAGATTAAGATTAAACAGAgttgtataaaaagaaaataaactaaaaacaaaagaaggacAGTTGTAAAGTATATTTACAGGCTCAAAGGAATGGGTAGAAGAATGAACTTATTTTTACACCCACTAATCTTACAGTAATTACTAATTGATTACAATTCATGTTATCTTGGTTTCAGCATTCCACCTTAGTATTTTCTGAATATGTGTCTATAACTAGTGCATTCATATTTGTATGCGATTATGAGCAAGTATCATTTTACCATGTTAAGATTCTTCCTAAATCAACACTGTGCTgtaaaaatttacattaaatgGTGACAATAACATCAATAGTGGCAATAATAACAGTAATTATTACCACTTATAGCTTAAATTTCATGCTTAAGCTTCACCCCATGTGCTGATATACATAATATTTTTCTTGCGGttgtgaattttacatttttggattcacttttttccattttatttaataagctACAAATTACAGCTGCACATTGTATCAAATTGCAGTCAGAAACCTGATATCACAGAAGGCAGCCTGGATGCAATTTGTTGTAGATTATCCATTTGCTCTCTGTATTTATGCCAACGAGTTAATTGGCAAGCCGGGTGGTCTctcttgctgctaaatgttctACACTTGATGCATAGCTTTAGTAGCTGAGATGCTAATGTCGCTAAAGGAAAATGTGGTTTAAtctatgttattattattctcatGATTAACGGagcaaacagattaaaaaatggcacaagttttgcagatttttcatttaatctctTAAACCTTTTTATAAAGTATTAGAAACgcataaaacatgcaaataaataaataattcacttgctttttaaaataaaataatcccttttgctctttttaaataagaaaataatcattttgttACAGCGTTCCTTTAGTGAAAGCTcaatttgtagcaaaggattcatctaaaaaataaaatatttcaaacatgtgaaaagctgcGGCCTTTCTGGTTAAAGGTACATCAGTACAGTGTAGGACTGATCTATTGatgattttgtatttactgattaataattgggtTGAATAAGATGCTTaataggatttttattttgctagttgtaccaagacatttttccacttGACATTTTGCataagtggaaaatgtttcactgccattttatttcacttataaccaaagcaaaacaagctcctatgttttgttgaaaagttacttgtaagttagttttgtctcatttcaagtgtaatgAGATATTTGCCCTAAAAACTAGGctgaaaatacttggtaattttttgtttgcagtGCAGTTGCTACAGATAAAGCTCAAACGCTCTGCTTTTTAATCAGAGTCCCATACAAGGTGCAGGTCGGTCTGTTTTGCACAGTGTGGTGCTTATGGCGCTTGTCACACATTACTCAGTTACTTATGAGAGGCAGGCTGCCCTCCTTCTGCCTTTGTGCAAATAACAGGGATACAAAGTTCAGGAGTGAGGGACGAGCAGCAGATCTCTGAGTAAATTAAGCAAAACCACGTTGGAAACCTCTGCTCTGCTCTTCTTAGCACCCCTTGTTGTCCAAACCTGTGTAAGCATCCATTTCTACAGCTCCATGTATTATGACCCAATTAGCGCTGTCtccttctgtttatttataGCCTCATATTCCTGTTTCTAAGAATAAAACCTCTTATGTggtgtctttgtgttttcccaGATGTCCTGTTTTTAAGAGGCTACGGGAGGAAGCGGAGAAGAGGAAGCGGCCCTCCTGGAACGAAATAAAAGGACGCAAGGGTGACGGCGAGCCGTCTGGAGACGCGAAACATTCAGCGACTCTGTCCCGAAACCACACGCGAGATCAGTCGGAGCCGGGCTTAATTAATCCTGCTTACGAGGAAATCGACGATGGTAGGGAGTCATTTTATCACCTGCTCCTGTTTTCGGTCACAACATGTTTAATATGACCACATCCTCCTCTGACTGTTTACATAAGCTGCGTCTTTGCAACACTGGCAGCTAATTGTGCTTTTAGAGGCTTCTTGGAAAGAAGTAAAACTGTTCTGgagctttacattatgttataatgttatttacTCATTAAAACACACCTACAGTGTTGCCGTCTTCCTTTCACACATCttagaaatcctttaatctccatggcaacgcCTGGTTGgccctagctccgccttcaagctGCAGCTCCgccccattcagctccttcaaactagccagcagcaattagtaaagACCTGGTGGAACTGCCTATCAACTAAGaccattataggagctactttgatataagttcatttatttttcggtcattttttaacttttccataCACAAGtcaaataataaagaaaaaaacgcaGGACCAAACTAGTACAGAAAtagataaacaatatttaaattgctgtcaatggcaaaaaaacaaaagtggacccccaaaaagaaagaaaaaaggtgtgGCTTATTATACGTCACTTTGTTACACAGAAgtcaaaatcaaagcaacaacatatttaatgttgaatgttttcatatctaAGTCAGTAGGCAAActcttaaaagaaaacaatcaagcCCTGTTGAATTTGtttagcaaattatttttatacatattttttttattttaaaaggggAAAACACAGTTTTAACTCCTCACAACAATTATTTTGTGCCTGAATCCCTCTAACTGAAGTacaattgtttttgttctcagtaaaacaattattaaaaacGTTGttttaatagaggagccatgtttttatgaaggcggagtttcagaaagagcaggagtttcttaaagagacagaggcatgtatatagttacttgattgtgctgtaaaatggcccAATCTGgctgaaaacacataaaacttcTCCTTTAAAAGTGGATTAACTGCTGCAGTAGCTGAGGTGGACGGAGCCGCTAcggttttcagttttaaatgattcTCTTGATCGCAGGTGAATCATCAGCCTAGCTGCAGGAACATGTACCAGCTCACAGATGCTTTAACCACACAGTTTCATCATCGGAAAAACCCTTAAAGCAACAGCAGACCTACATCACAGATCAACATCTGCCAACACACCTGAGCTGATTAATGTGCCTCAAATTTCTGTTCGCTCTCAGCCTTGAagagccaagaaaaaaaaataaaagagcaacacaaagacGGCAAATCACCTCGCTGACAACAGCTTTAAATTTGCGTTTATTTAATTCACTGACCCAGTTTTCAACCCTGCGCTGAGCTTGAGAAAGCCTCTGGAGTTTACACACAAAGCGACCACACTCCATTAGGTCCGGCGTCAGacgggacttgtggaaaaacgTTGAGGTGGAAAATGTCTCTGCCGACATCACTGGATAATTATTGCTTGGCTTCCAAAAGTTAACACGGTTCTTCCAGGTAAAGATCGCCAGCTctaaatttagaaaagaaatacaGTGGAGGCCAGATATttaaacaaacttgttttaaaataagcaaaaaaaaaatactaattccACTCActttcaaatataaatttttaaatattacattttttttcctgtttaggGTTTTAAGTTAGTTAGGAtgattcaaaattatttctgtttcctaAATGCAAGCacgtttttaaaataaaactcttcaaTTTCTGAactttctatatttttcttgaaTGTGTTGTTGAGttttaaaactgctaaaatcacaaaatttctgcaatttaaaatcatttaataaaatgCCAAAGCAAATGTTGGAATAACTGGTGTTTTCTCCAGctaaatgaaacagaaagtaAGTCAGCGCTGCCACACCTGTTTCTGTGCACTGCTGGTCAGGAGGCTGAAAGAAAgctacagctctggaaaaaactaaGAGCCCACTGCGCTGAACCCCAtagaaaacctcctggttattccaccaaatattggcttctgaactcttcccgagttaaaacattagtattgttgtttctaaatgaatatgaacttgttttctttacattgttTGAGGTCTGGAAGCACTAAATCCTTTTTGTAAggattatttctcattttctgcaaataaatactaacttTTTTCCTTGGGagttcagagacatgttgtcagtagttcataaaataaaagaacaatgttcattttactcaaacatatacctgtaaaataagagaaactgTAATAAGTTTTTCTCATGATTATAGAAAATGCTTTAGTTTGAGATACGGCAAGCTGTAAGCTTTAAATATAATCTATGTCTTTGACTTAAACGTCTTTAAATAAAGTGACTTCATGTTAGTTTTAATCAAATTGGAATCTCATACTGCACcatatttctaatttttatattttttaatgttttctaaacatTTCAGCCATAAACATGCAGCTTCGCGTTATGAGGTTAGGTGATTGTTTAAGAaggaaaagttaatttttaaccGCATTATGCAACCATTTTGGGTTGAAGTCAAACGAAGGCAAATTGAGCTTTTAATGAATTTAGTGCTAGAACCAAAGGTCGGCACACTCCTGTTAAACATTACATAACCGTCAGCTGCTACCTCACCTGCTGTCCTAGTACCATAAATCACTTTGAGGTGTTGGCTGTCTCCCTTAAcgtaaaattaaaagttaaccTTTGATCGCCGAGGTTCATTTATTTTCCCACGTAAAACTCAGTCCGACTTCCATTGGAAAATACCAAGAATTTCTTAATAATTGAACCCAAAATATTATTTCCTCTGCCGTTTTCAACCttaattattagtttttctttgaaacatCAGCAGGTGACTCAAGTCCAAGTTTCAAATTAGATCTCGTCATCATGTCAGGCTGTAATTTACTATTGATATGAACGTTATCTCCTCATCATCgtctttttaaaatgccttTGGCACTTCGTTGTCTGAACTCCCCCTGCCTCCGTTGCCCAGGTGCTCCACAAACACGCTGGATACCAGCTGCACCAAAACACCCATCCTGGTCCTGTCTGACCAAAGAATGTTCCCAgacttcttctgcttctggaagcaggacattttattttgaaagccatccatgcactgtaaaaacacaaaatcctaccaagtatttttggtttagcttctagtgcaaatatcttggaacacttaaaataagacaaaactaattacAAGTAAATGTTGAGCGAGCCACAGGAGCgtgttttgtgttaataattCCTTGACAAAAAATTACTAGTTTCATTGGTagattgtttcacttttaaaagagaaaaacatttttgttacaagtgaaataatctgccagtgaattagtagattttcataaatattaagaaattaacctaaaataagctcctatttGTTGCTGAACATTGACTTgtaattagttttgtcttatttcaagtgtattaagatatttgcaatagaaagtaaaccaaaaatacttggtaggattttgtgtttttttgcagtgtgtaaatacatttctgtacctaaatgttaaataaaacctATAACTTTAAGAAGTGATTAGTACAAAGGATGTATACAGTTTTACAGTGGCCTTAATTTTTTCTGAATGTAATAATAGTATTTAAATTGCTGGACTCggtaaatataatgtaaaaactttaattaaacaaGCAAACGTTAACATTGAAATGAGTTTCTAAGATATTGAGTCATCACCTTGgataataaaatcacaaatgcagtgaaaaatgtttgaaaactgtTATTTGTATATTGGCCATTTGTTTATGATTTCTGCCTCAGAGATGATGAACCCAGCTTTGTTTCTTCCTCTGCGGTTCTGCAGACAACACGCCGCTGCGGTCCAGTCTGGTGGCCGAGGCCAACGTGGTGGAGCTGTTCAGAGACGAACCCGAGGAGGAGCTGGGCATGCGCATCGTGGGAGGAAAAGACACTCCCCTGGGAAACATCGTGATCCAGGAGATTCATCCGGGACTCGGTAGCCTCGCGCGACGGCAGACTGGCTCCAGGGGACCACATCCTGGAGGTGGGCCAAGCACTTTGCATGATGTCGTGTCTTTTTATAGTTCATTTAGACGGGTCAGGCTCCAGTACTCTGGGACCGAAGTCCTGAACCTTCAGATGGGTTCTTGGTCCTAACACCTTTAGTTTATTCTTGGGATCCAGTTGGAGGCatttttttgaaattattgatTAAACTTAAATGCAGACGTGGATAGAGTACCGAAAAgctgtactcaagtaagaagtAGTGATACTTCAATAGatttttaatcaagtaaaagtaaaaagtagtcaTCTAAGAAATGACTAAAGTAAAAGACGTATTTGGTAAAGAGTCTACTCTAagtattaatcatttaatatttaaaaattacatcatcagacagaccaaagaataaaaaattatgtggacattttggtattttaaagagcaaaatgaTTCCTACAAATAACATGATTACAACATAACAAAAGTAAGCAAAAGAAACATctttctaaatcagtttctttcaatataaaactttaataaaactgcGGGTCTGtatctggtgaatttttggttaaaacaggtttgttttttcattcagtgggtagaaaatccagaaattttactcaagtaagagtagaaatacttcataataaaattattcaagtaaagtAAAAGTACAGAGCAGTAGAAATACTGCTGAAAAGTAGCATTTTTCCAAAAAGGttgctcaagtaaatgtaactagtttcCACCCAACTTTGATTAAATCTCAATTCTTATTGTTTTGGTGACTTTTGGCCATTTTTGTCTGCTGCACTAATAGCAAACCTTTTATTAGCTAAAAGATTATATTGTAGAAAATATGAAGTTCTTATTGTAACTTATTGGAAAAAAACATCTCCagataaaatgcattaaattagttcttatttatttggaaTGGGTCAAAtgtcagggaaaaaaataacaaaaaatattcatcatagctaaacaaaaacaaaatttccatATCCAGTTTGAAAAGGACAAAGTTTATTAAATCCTAACCCAAATTCTCTCATCCAAATATGTTCCACATTATACATATTTACACATCTAGtgaaaatgatgaaataaaaggaaatctaaaacaactgtaaatgttttaaggGCTCAAACTGAACATTTCATTATGTTTAAGCCATTTATATAAGGAATTATTATTCTGGACTTGACGGGAAGTTTATCTTTTGCAGGAAGCAACATTGAAGTAGATTATCATCTCGTTTGGTGACGGGTTTGCTGAAAAACCTTATGTGGTTTTTCAGCGTTTTAATTGAAATGTATCCAATGGGGCGGAGGAAGATCATGAGCGTTTCCTTTACATCCACGGTTTTAGGTTGGCTTCAGGCAAAGCATGAGAACGAAGGTGGAGCCAAAACACAGCTGGAGCAAACCTGACAGAGACAAACATGACAAGTCACTTACTGTTCActtactaggcctgtcacaataaccaataaattaatacattttatgatCAATTGAAACTCAAGCTCAGTAATTTCAGtttacataatttattgtttttttctctcgttatatcaaaaactggatgattaaAGTCTCcagtctcaactagcccttttttaaatgacaattttgtttaaagagACTTCGTAattcactttttgttgtttttgtttatttattttggatatttaaaacacagCTCCAGTTAGACTCTCAGAAGTCTTTAAagcttattgatctttgagaatgtgttcttacaTTATCAAGCCATTACCATTATAACACCTGAAAATGGCCTTACAAAAACcccaatattatcatttatcgcaataatgtCTTTATTGTCCAGCGAAACTTGTTcttgtgacaggcctagctaggcctgtcgcgataaacgataaatcgattaatcgtgcgataaattaaaactatcgacgtcattttaattatcggcattatcttctcttccggcctttttctctttctgttaatgacactgaatgaaaaaaggctcaactccggtgctctccactgactcctcccttcctcatttccttagtgtaaagcccagcgcacactacacgatcttagagctgtcggccgattgtcggcccattttcaaaacctgacagaccacacattagccgacagaaatcctaggtataacggttcgatcgggttcggtcctgccgtgtggtgtccaacaatgggcacaaaataatggctacaagtccagtgaactaattttaaaaccaggcattaatcaatgctttactacaatctacctgcaatgcatgtggctagtgtcagcgtaaagtcctgactgaatgaaaatcattataacctatttacgtcacgttaacgaagaacagctgaaaagttaccgggtttatcaactgcggtagcaatttcgctccaactcctcctcttgtcatttctatattctttgcatgttgaataaacattaatgttgtttccacatgtcatctccgatgtccgctggacttcgggttgcgccgtgtcagctgtttgggattccccgacgtaatttcccctcagaaagtgcaGAAAGTgcatccgcgctttctgattggctgcctgtcacattcaacaggctgcgttaaagcgcccagtcggggaaaaccctgatttggatcggagctgcaacgacgatctaccataacacaccacacaatcttagaaagatcaacgaTCTAAGATtattgtaaggggaaaaataggagcaaaaaatcatgtagtgtgaactattgcatcaggtagtcgatgtgcccatcttctctatttaaatctaattattactgaagggcaacataatatacagacttcataatctgcactcttttggttgaatgcagtatttatttccacttttactttatgttgtttagtttttttttcaagtgcgttttttgttaatggagaccattttattttcatttttggttgttttgtttattttgtttatcagttccagtgtttagtgttcttttgaaaataaagtgtatctatctttggcaagaaatcgcatgcattattatgtcatttccattaaatcagtgtaaaaaggtcttcaaacaatattatcgtttatcgcaataatttttgagacaattaatcgctcagcaaaatttgctatcgtgacaggcctaggcCTAGCGcttaattcagaaaaaaatctcatctgAATTTCTCTGAGtatgaaagtttacaaaacttTTCTAAAATCTTAAGTTTTCAAGGCTGTCTAAACTCCTTTTATTCGTTTACAGGCCGGTCATGGTCCATTCACTCCTTACAATAGAACCATCATGGGAAGAATAaacttctgatttatttaacaccaacttaaataaataaagaaaatacatgaaaatgcTCCTGCAGTTCTGTGGATACCTTGCAGAAAACGTGCACTAAAAGTGAAAGTAAGAACCCAGATAGTTTCCAGAGAAAAGCGTAAACTGAAGAGATCCCGGCTTGTGATCTCTCTGCATCAGAAGGAAGGACGGTGTTGCTACATGTTTGGAAACTCTGTAATCCGTTGAGCTTTCTTTGCTTACATGATCTGTGTATTTAGCAGGGAAGAGACTGATCTAACATGACTGCATTTAAGGAGAAAAGGGGGGTTAATAGATGATCTCCAAGATAAAAGATTCCTTATTTTGGGTAGTGATTAATTCCTAAATAAATATTCCAATGTGTCTGATTGCTGTGTGGGAAACGCTGCATAGCGTGACACCGCTCATCCCAGCCTGGTTTTCAATGAACAACTTCAAACTGTACTCTCAGGATAATGCAAacgctgttttctttttaagtgaCGCAATGGGGGACAGTAGATATTCAAGATTAACGAGTTTTATCGCCGTGGTAACGGGGTGTGTTTACACCAGACACAAACGCGTCATTTCAGAGAGAGCAGCCTCACCTGCCTGGTGCAAACTGCTGGTTTGATTTCCAAAGAAAAGTaatgtgttgtttatttttctctactggacatgtttgtttttataacaagacatgtaaagtttttgttttatttgttttgttgttgttgctctaGGATTTATATAAAGGAAAACTAATTTGAAGTTTTAACcagaaatgttaattattcctgaTTTCTACCTTTATTTACATACAGTTGAGGTGAAGTTTGTGTGTATATcgcatttcagcaacaacagcagttcAGTTATTTACATGACACAGTAAATATGAAACCATCAACAAACTCTACATTTGATCAGAATCATCAATAACAATTCAATTGGAACTTTGtgattcataaaaaatatatttccaattaactcaaatttaaatatttaaaatatattaaatgttataatattttaaatatccaaaataaataaacgaaacaaagaaaatgaattatgaagccTCTGTAAAAgttcagactgaaaacttttgctattcagtttttggtaaagaattgtgcaaatgaaaattattgagtttgttttaattaatcgtgattaattgatttattgcttgttGTGACGGGCCTGCCTTTACCTGTAGATGTCTTATATTTAAGTTTTCAGTGGGAATAAAGTTTTAAGCTCTTTATTCAGTGGGATCACAGTTTTGGGTCGTGTCGTTTCATCCTGGTGTCCTGTTTCCAGGTGAATGACGTCAACTTGGCTTCGGTTCCCCACACTCGGGCCATTACGGTTCTGCAGCGCTCCCCGCTCCTCCGGCTCACCGTCATGCAGGAGAAAGGCTTCAAAATAAGAGACCAGCGCTCGGATCAACACCCGTCCACCGCCGCCTCCCAACCCCCTCATGGTTCCCTCGGCAACAGTCCATCCGACCTGAACAACCCCGGGAAGGTCCTCCACGTCATGCTAACGAAGACGCACCGCACCTGAGCCGCTTGGCATCAAACTCATCCGGAAGTCCGACGAGAGCGGCGTTTTCATCCTGGACCTTCTGCCCGGCGGCTTGGCAGCCAAAGACGGAAAACTGAGGAACAACGATAAAGTTCTAGCCATAAACGGACACGACCTGATGCACGGCACGCCGGAGAGCGCCGCCATGATCATACAGGTTGGAAATCAGCTGCTCTTTTTCTGACTCGACTGCATGTTTGGACCTGCAGCCTCTGTGTCGTGACTGGAGGTTTTATGGGTTTGGACTGTTATTAACTGAGCTTCTCAGGAACCGCAGACGGAAACCAGCTGAAGTctgatgcag
This Xiphophorus hellerii strain 12219 chromosome 23, Xiphophorus_hellerii-4.1, whole genome shotgun sequence DNA region includes the following protein-coding sequences:
- the lnx2b gene encoding LOW QUALITY PROTEIN: ligand of Numb protein X 2b (The sequence of the model RefSeq protein was modified relative to this genomic sequence to represent the inferred CDS: deleted 2 bases in 2 codons), with translation MAATETKTAAVSVASSGSAGLSWARVCKECGQQHETQDTHLYEYQNEVDDELVCHICLQPLLRPMDTPCGHTYCFHCISNFLKEQDFCPVDRQRLQLHQCRPSSLLVRNLLDKLVVTCPHYAECQQEMQRCELHPHLHNRCPVFKRLREEAEKRKRPSWNEIKGRKGDGEPSGDAKHSATLSRNHTRDQSEPGLINPAYEEIDDDNTPLRSSLVAEANVVELFRDEPEEELGMRIVGGKDTPLGNIVIQEIIRDSVASRDGRLAPGDHILEVNDVNLASVPHTRAITVLQRSPLLRLTVMQEKGFKIRDQRSDQHPSTAASQPPHGSLGNSPSDLNNPGKVLHVMLTKTHRTEPLGIKLIRKSDESGVFILDLLPGGLAAKDGKLRNNDKVLAINGHDLMHGTPESAAMIIQNSEKCVNFAVLRPAENPEEAGSSREGQHSRGVRRAPEPQYFRRQTTYLKDPPGGFTCQEKTVSLKKEPRTSLGITIAGGRDCRSRLPVYITSVQPVGCLHRDGTIKRGDVLLSINGVDLTQLTYNEAVSVLKAQTAQAQVVLRVIQTLSDSAEEDAETGSRDDFDNMDDQRDEIRTWTPLWTHWLGLPSHMHWCRDIVLQKTNSESWGFSIVGGYEESHGQQPFFIKTIVPGTPAHFDGRLKCGDEIVAVNGATTVGMNNSSLIPMLKLQKNKVTLTVVSWPGSLV